One genomic segment of Cottoperca gobio chromosome 21, fCotGob3.1, whole genome shotgun sequence includes these proteins:
- the LOC115026594 gene encoding LOW QUALITY PROTEIN: trace amine-associated receptor 13c-like (The sequence of the model RefSeq protein was modified relative to this genomic sequence to represent the inferred CDS: inserted 1 base in 1 codon): METSEGAELCFPQLNNSCRKPMPAQSDAMLTYTLLSFISVLTVALNLXMMNISYVMIFFLSRQLHSPTNLLILSLAVSDFFVGLLLMPVEILLTDACWFLGDLMCALYYVADFIITSSSVGNMVLISIDRYLAICHPLRYTTRVTLYRTKVCVCLCWICSFLYNCLILKDFLRQPDSYSSCYGECVVIINYITGAVDFVFTFIVPVTVIIVLYMRVFVVAVSQARAMRSHIAAVTLQRSVGGTDKKSEMKAARTLGIVVVVFIMCFVPYYSPSLKGEDIEDSSSSSPFVVWLLYFNSCLNPVIYAFFYPWFRKSIKLIVTFKILRPDSCDTKIL, translated from the exons atggagactTCAGAAGGAGCTGAACTCTGCTTTCCACAACTCAACAATTCCTGCAGGAAACCCATGCCAGCTCAGTCAGATGCCATGCTCACTTACACCCTGTTGTCCTTCATCTCTGTGCTCACTGTAGCTCTCAACC AGATGATGAATATCTCATACGTGATGatattcttcctctccaggcagctccacagccccaccaacctcctcatcctctccctggctgtctcaGACTTCTTCGTGGGCCTCCTGCTGATGCCGGTTGAAATCCTTTTAACAGATGCTTGCTGGTTCCTGGGTGACCTAATGTGTGCTCTGTATTATGTTGCAGATTTCATCATTACATCTTCTTCTGTTGGAAACATGGTGCTCATATCAATTGATCGTTATTTGGCTATTTGTCACCCTCTACGTTACACCACCAGAGTTACTCTGTACAgaacaaaagtctgtgtttgtctgtgttggattTGTTCTTTTCTCTATAATTGTCTCATTTTAAAGGACTTTCTGAGACAACCTGATTCATATAGTTCTTGCTATGGAGAGTGTGTAGTTATCATTAACTATATCACAGGAGCTGTTGACTTTGTGTTTACCTTTATTGTCCCCGTTACTGTCATCATAGttctgtatatgagagtgtttgtggTGGCTGTGTCTCAGGCTCGAGCCATGCGCTCTCATATTGCAGCTGTTACACTCCAGCGTTCAGTTGGTGGAACTGATAAGAAATCTGAGATGAAAGCAGCCAGGACTCtaggtattgttgtagttgtgtttataatgtgtttcgTTCCATATTACTCTCCATCCCTGAAAGGTGAGGATATTGAAGACAGTAGTTCATCCTCACCCTTTGTAGTCTGGCTGCTGTATTTTAACTCTTGTCTAAACCCAGTGATCTATGCCTTCTTTTACCCCTGGTTTAGAAAATCTATCAAACTCATTGTTACCTTTAAGATACTTCGGCCTGACTCTTGTGATACTAaaatactgtag
- the LOC115026654 gene encoding trace amine-associated receptor 13c-like, with the protein METQEGAELCFPQLNSSCKKPTHPHTEAMLIYVLLSSISLITVALNLLVIISISHFRQLHTPTNLLILSLAVSDLLVGLLLMPVEIIYIESCWFLGDIVCTLYYVVDYIITSASVANMVLISVDRYIAICDPLHYFTKVTKRRAQTCVCLCWICSVFYRVFLLHDHLEKPGRSKSCFGECVVVINYISGVVDVVFTFFIPVTVIIVLYMRVFVVAVSQARAMRSHIAALTAHRSGTVTVKKQEMKAARTLGIVIVVFLVCFCPYYYPTLAGEDTSIDASSAAFEIWLAHFNSCLNPVIYAFFYPWFRKSIKLILTLQILKPGSRDAKIL; encoded by the exons ATGGAGACCCAGGAAGGAGCTGAACTCTGCTTTCCACAGCTAAACTCCTCCTGCAAGAAGCctacacatccacacactgagGCCATGCTGATTTACGTTCTGCTTTCATCCATCTCTCTGATCACTGTAGCTCTTAACCTGCTGGTCATCATCTCCATCTCCCACTTCAG gcagctccacacccccaccaacctcctcatcctctccctggctgtctctGACCTTCTTGTGGGCCTCCTGCTGATGCCGGTTGAAATAATCTACATAGAGTCTTGCTGGTTTCTCGGTGACATCGTGTGCACTCTTTATTACGTTGTAGACTACATTATTACGTCTGCCTCAGTAGCCAATATGGTGCTCATATCAGTTGACCGCTATATAGCCATCTGTGACCCACTGCATTACTTCACTAAAGTCACAAAGAGAAGGgcacaaacatgtgtgtgtttgtgttggattTGCTCTGTTTTCTATAGAGTTTTCCTTTTACATGATCACCTGGAGAAACCGGGCAGGTCTAAGTCATGTTTTGGAGAGTGTGTGGttgttattaattacatttcaggagttgttgatgttgttttcactttttttatacccgttactgtcatcatagttctgtatatgagagtgtttgtggTGGCTGTGTCTCAGGCTCGAGCCATGCGCTCTCATATTGCAGCTTTAACAGCCCACCGCTCAGGGACTGTAACTGTGAAGAAACAAGAGATGAAAGCAGCTCGAACTCTtggtattgttattgttgtgtttttggtgtGTTTCTGTCCGTACTATTACCCCACTCTGGCAGGCGAAGACACTTCAATTGATGCTTCATCTGCAGCCTTTGAGATCTGGCTGGCACATTTTAACTCGTGTTTGAACCCTGTCATCTACGCCTTCTTCTACCCCTGGTTCAGAAAATCTATAAAACTCATCCTGACGCTTCAAATACTGAAGCCTGGTTCCCGTGATGCTAAAATACTATAG